A genomic window from Nocardioides sp. BP30 includes:
- a CDS encoding FAD-binding oxidoreductase has translation MSAGASAGASAEGRTFDGQLILRGEPGFEEARVDRIFNRRLSDRSPAAVLRVASERDVVEGVRLARERGWRVAVRSGGHSWAQWSVRDDALVLDLGALKEMAYDEATGIVTASPAVQGGSELGPYLAERGRFFVGGHCPTVGIGGFLLQGGQGWNARGWGWAAEYVEAIDVVTAEGELVRADATRNADLYWAARGAGPGFFGVVTRFHLRTRPHPGYLAHTVQAFGLDDFDEVMTWLHETHASIAGTVEIVALTMTDPHLSPDPVLLVTGVAMVDDEREADAALAPFRDNPALDRALLVVDAEPTTFDAERAQQILANPEGHRWVVDNAWLSGTAAEVVPAMRRAYTTLPNEKAFTIWFSMAPLRELPDMAFSVQSEIYLASYVLWEDPAEDAAHRAWLDRAMADLEPVTVGQYLGDSDLAHRQLRFLSDESWERLGRIRAERDPDGLFVGYLAGPEGAANANHWQ, from the coding sequence GTGAGCGCCGGTGCGAGTGCCGGTGCGAGTGCCGAGGGCCGAACGTTCGACGGGCAACTGATCCTGCGCGGTGAGCCGGGCTTCGAGGAGGCCCGCGTCGACCGGATCTTCAACCGCCGGCTCAGCGACCGCTCCCCCGCGGCAGTGCTGCGGGTGGCCAGTGAGCGCGACGTGGTCGAGGGCGTGCGGCTGGCCCGCGAGCGCGGCTGGAGGGTGGCGGTCCGCTCCGGCGGCCACAGCTGGGCGCAGTGGTCGGTGCGCGACGACGCGCTCGTGCTCGACCTCGGCGCGCTCAAGGAGATGGCGTACGACGAGGCGACCGGCATCGTCACCGCCTCACCAGCGGTCCAGGGCGGCAGCGAGCTCGGCCCCTACCTCGCCGAGCGCGGCCGGTTCTTCGTCGGCGGTCACTGCCCCACCGTCGGCATCGGCGGCTTCCTGCTCCAGGGCGGCCAGGGCTGGAACGCCCGTGGCTGGGGCTGGGCGGCGGAGTACGTCGAGGCCATCGACGTGGTCACCGCCGAGGGCGAGCTGGTCCGTGCCGACGCGACCCGGAACGCCGACCTCTACTGGGCCGCGCGCGGCGCCGGGCCGGGCTTCTTCGGCGTCGTCACCCGGTTCCACCTCCGCACCCGGCCACACCCCGGCTACCTCGCGCACACCGTCCAGGCCTTCGGTCTCGACGACTTCGACGAGGTGATGACCTGGCTGCACGAGACGCATGCGAGCATCGCCGGCACCGTCGAGATCGTGGCGCTGACCATGACCGACCCGCACCTCTCCCCCGACCCGGTGCTCCTGGTCACCGGCGTGGCGATGGTCGACGACGAGCGGGAGGCGGACGCGGCGCTGGCGCCGTTCCGGGACAACCCGGCACTCGACCGGGCCCTGCTGGTGGTGGACGCGGAGCCGACGACGTTCGACGCCGAGCGGGCCCAACAGATCCTGGCCAACCCGGAGGGTCACCGCTGGGTCGTCGACAACGCCTGGCTCTCCGGGACCGCCGCCGAGGTGGTGCCTGCGATGCGCCGGGCCTACACCACGCTGCCGAACGAGAAGGCGTTCACCATCTGGTTCAGCATGGCGCCGCTACGCGAGCTGCCGGACATGGCGTTCTCGGTCCAGTCCGAGATCTACCTGGCGTCCTACGTCCTGTGGGAGGACCCGGCCGAGGACGCCGCGCACCGCGCCTGGCTGGACCGCGCGATGGCCGACCTCGAGCCGGTCACGGTGGGTCAGTACCTCGGCGACAGCGACCTCGCCCACCGGCAGCTGCGGTTCCTCTCCGACGAGTCGTGGGAGCGGTTGGGCCGGATCCGCGCCGAGCGGGACCCCGACGGCCTGTTCGTGGGCTACCTCGCCGGCCCGGAGGGGGCAGCGAACGCGAACCACTGGCAGTGA
- a CDS encoding LysR family transcriptional regulator, with product MALGGTDLNLLLPLKVLLEEGNVTRAGHRLSLSQPAMSAALARLRRRFDDELLVRAGREYELTPFARDLLPEVQQAVRLVGVALDLEDAFDPSTSRRTFRLVMSDYAIAAIHEPLVRLVEADAPGVRLTIGNLGSGSHLSERLLVDHDAVVAPMGFGFQGVSRPLWTDRMVVLVDRRNPRLRDGALSIDDLRALPYAAGSFGAGVLTPVDRVFGELHIEHRPVLQVFGFLPLPFVIEGTDMFAVVPEMLGRLHARPDGPLVMVEPPFGEVLLAEGYWFAEHRLADPAYRWLFGRLEAVGAELTPAG from the coding sequence ATGGCGCTGGGTGGCACCGACCTCAACCTGCTGCTCCCGCTGAAGGTGCTGCTCGAGGAGGGCAACGTCACCCGAGCCGGGCACCGGCTCAGCCTCAGCCAGCCGGCGATGAGCGCGGCGCTGGCGCGGCTGCGGCGGCGCTTCGACGACGAGCTGCTGGTCCGGGCGGGACGCGAGTACGAGCTGACGCCGTTCGCTCGGGACCTGCTGCCCGAGGTGCAGCAGGCGGTCCGGCTGGTCGGGGTGGCGCTCGACCTGGAGGACGCCTTCGATCCGAGCACCAGCAGGCGCACGTTCCGACTGGTGATGAGTGACTACGCGATCGCCGCGATCCACGAGCCGCTGGTGCGGCTGGTGGAGGCCGACGCTCCCGGCGTACGCCTGACGATCGGGAACCTCGGCTCCGGGTCGCACCTGTCCGAGCGGCTCCTGGTGGACCACGACGCCGTGGTCGCACCGATGGGCTTCGGCTTCCAGGGCGTCTCGCGACCGTTGTGGACCGACCGGATGGTGGTGCTGGTCGACCGGCGCAATCCGCGGCTGCGCGACGGCGCGCTGAGCATCGACGACCTGCGCGCCCTGCCGTACGCCGCCGGTTCCTTCGGCGCCGGCGTGCTCACCCCTGTCGACAGGGTCTTCGGCGAGCTGCACATCGAGCACCGGCCGGTGCTGCAGGTCTTCGGCTTCCTGCCGTTGCCCTTCGTCATCGAGGGCACCGACATGTTCGCCGTGGTGCCCGAGATGCTGGGCCGTCTCCACGCCCGCCCGGACGGACCGCTGGTGATGGTGGAGCCGCCGTTCGGCGAGGTGCTGCTCGCCGAGGGCTACTGGTTCGCCGAGCACCGGCTCGCCGATCCCGCCTATCGATGGCTGTTCGGCCGGCTGGAGGCGGTCGGCGCGGAGCTCACCCCCGCCGGCTGA